The window TTTTGATGATTCAACTTTTTATGATCACCTGAGGGgatgtttaaaaaattgcttcTCGCGTGATTGTTCTGTTCATGTTCGCCTTGATGATCATACACACTGAGAAGGTTATCATCCACCCTTTTACGGTCAGCTTCTTGGCCACCACGGAGACATGACAATTCCGTGTTAAAGGATAAATCCAAATGCTTCAAATTtggcaaaaaggggaaatcaCTTAACCACTTTATTCTATTAAAACTAATATTTATAtgggaaatatttttgtgcCCATTGAGTAAGTACTTAACAAAATGGACAGACGtaattttgttgttttgtAAATAAAGGTGCGTCAAATTGGGTGCTTTCCAATTTAGTGCCCCTTCTTCACCAGGGTGTTCTCCCTTGATCTTGTCTACGAAGAGGGAATTCTTCTCCACGTTCATTGCGCATTCTTTACGGGTCTCCATTTTAGCAGACGTAGGCGAATCATCCATGGGTGGCAGTTCACAAATCTCATTGTGCGACAAACACAAATGAAGGAGATTATCCAATTCGTATTTTCCCCAATAAGGAAAAGCaattaaaacattttttcgtaTGTTTATTGTTTTTAAATTGTGCACCCTTAAAACACTTCCCTCGCTAATTATTTCATTCTGGATAAGAACACACAAAATGTTGTCAATGGACAGGTGTATAAAGTAATTGCAGGACAGGTCCAATTCCCACATGATCAGATTTGTTGCCTCTTCCTGGCTAtcacatttttccaattcaatatttttgttctttcgtGAAAGTATACCAATATTATTAATGGTAGCTCCTCCTATTCCTATCTCTGCCTTTTTTAAGGCATCCAATATGGTTGTACGATTTTGACGTACCATTTGGGAAAAATTATCTtcgctttttaaatttaattttttaaaatttaatatGAGCTTTGTGCGTGCACCTGGTGGCTCATCTGCCCTTTCCATGTACACGAATGTCCTTCCAGGGTGTCTCCATTCTTCTTCAAAGTTGCCCTCTTCCCTGTGGTAGCCTACCACATCAAGGGGTATCCCCCTGTGTACACCCTCCCTGCTTCCTCCACTGCCATGCATTACGGCATTTACCCTTTTTTCGCACTCACCACCATGAGGATCTTCCCTCATTCTTGCCGCAGATTTATAAAAAGGTAGTCGCCCTACCAGGGAACCCTCTCATACTATCACGTCCGCTCAGAAGTGGCATGCTCTCCTACAGAATGGACCAGCGGATCATCAGCTGTCCGGAGAACATCATaatagggggggaaaagtgCCACTTGGCTAGCAGGAGTTTAAACCCTGGTTGAGATTCTTTTGGTGAGAAGGGAACCCAGAGGTAAATGTGATGCTCAGTGTTTGTGCGAACTGGCACGTATTTTCAGGCACATTTACGCTCTAATTTGTGCTCGCACGTCAGCGACTCCTACGGAATGCTGCGCCGAACACCCtaacatggaaaaaatattcaattccccgcaaaaaaaaaaaaaaaaaaaaaaaaaaaaggatcaagTGACGTGTAATGGGTTATGCGCAATGACAACAAGAGAGTGCAAAGAGGGCAGGCACGAGAAAAAGTGGCTCACTTCCCCATTGTTATCCTACACAACGTTGTACCACATTTctatcatttaaaattttcatcataaTAAAAAGGATCAATCAGAATATCGTTTAAAACactcaacatttttttccctcatctTTCTGTCCATCGTTAAGGTAGAACAAGAAGGGACCTATGCGGCAAGATCGTCACTGCACATGTATATCTTGACAAGGTACTACCTGTTAGAGCATTTCTCCATGCAGAGATAAGCAGCAACAGggatttgtgtgtgtgtgaggGATAAAACACAGGCATGCACTTTCATTTTGGAGTGGCATTcaagaagttttttttctccttcgccTTATCCCACTACTTCTATTTCACCGTCTCccctttttgccattttggtCTCCGTTCAAGTAGCAGCTAAACCCCTACGGACGCGCATCGAACGGAAAGAAAAGGGCCATTTTATTAACTCAAGGAAATACCCTTaaaataaagggaaaaatatagaagGAAATTCACTAGTGGATCGTGCCCCGGTGATAGCATAGACCCATGCAAAATTGCCTTTCATCCCTCCCTCCCCCAGTACCGAGGGAATTAACCATACCCGCAACGAATGTCATGTAAACCCTCGCTACAGAGCCAAGGATGAATAACGACGAAGTGAAAATTATCGAACAGGAATATAAGCAATTTTACGATAAATTTTGCTACATAAATGAAAACACATTTTCCATAGATATAAATAtgagtgaagaaaatgaagagaagtcCAAACATATGGTCACCAAGAAAATGCTAAAGCTGGTCATCCAATTTGATGGTCATCATTTCGAAGTATTGAATGAGCATACACATCGAGAACGTTGCGCCAAAAAAACAGAGTTTGAAAACATTGAACAAATTTTCAATACATTCTGCCCCTTgtcctttaaaaaattcatcacCCAAGACATCACAAGGAGGTTAAATTCAGCTTTGTAGATTTTACGCCCAAAGGAGCAGACACAGTTCGATTGTGCGCTCTGGGCCTGCTCATTGTCCCTAAGCCATATAATTGCCTTCCTAATATTTTGTGTTAGTGTTGATAAAgttgataaatttttttgcattttttccaaattgacAAAATTTCATAATTTGCGAAAGCACAAACACAGATAAGCATCCTGACAATTTTGCCGAAAAAAACTggcttaaaaataaagaaagttT is drawn from Plasmodium knowlesi strain H genome assembly, chromosome: 7 and contains these coding sequences:
- a CDS encoding leucine-rich repeat protein; translation: MREDPHGGECEKRVNAVMHGSGGSREGVHRGIPLDVVGYHREEGNFEEEWRHPGRTFVYMERADEPPGARTKLILNFKKLNLKSEDNFSQMVRQNRTTILDALKKAEIGIGGATINNIGILSRKNKNIELEKCDSQEEATNLIMWELDLSCNYFIHLSIDNILCVLIQNEIISEGSVLRVHNLKTINIRKNVLIAFPYWGKYELDNLLHLCLSHNEICELPPMDDSPTSAKMETRKECAMNVEKNSLFVDKIKGEHPGEEGALNWKAPNLTHLYLQNNKITSVHFVKYLLNGHKNISHINISFNRIKWLSDFPFLPNLKHLDLSFNTELSCLRGGQEADRKRVDDNLLSVYDHQGEHEQNNHARSNFLNIPSGDHKKLNHQNLFVTLKYFSPNLENLNLKHTPLLNI